The following is a genomic window from Nitrospira sp..
AGCCTCAGCTCACCCGGCTAAAAAACAAGAGACCCTGCCCCAAAAGGAAGCAGGGTCTCCATATTGTCCAGACCGAGGCCTACTTGTCTTTTTTGGCGTACTTCTTCTTGAATCGCTCGACACGCCCTTCCGTATCGACGATTTTCTGAGTCCCGGTAAAAAACGGATGGCACCCGGCGCAAATATCGACCTTGATGTTCCCGATAGTGGATCGCGTCTTGAACGTATTCCCGCACGCACAATGCACGGTCGCTTCACGGTAGACTGGATGGATTCCCTTTTGCATACGTGCTCCTTACTGCCCTTGATTCATTGCCCCACAAGGCCTGTCCGCCGGGGTGTCAGACTTTACACCGGAGTAGCCCAGACTGGCAAGC
Proteins encoded in this region:
- a CDS encoding LSU ribosomal protein L31p, which codes for MQKGIHPVYREATVHCACGNTFKTRSTIGNIKVDICAGCHPFFTGTQKIVDTEGRVERFKKKYAKKDK